From one Acidobacteriota bacterium genomic stretch:
- a CDS encoding porin yields the protein MPPPPVKSSANDPHSEPFAFADFTWLNGNARTKDTPYATKFFTPEIRSDVNYTYDFNHPQDNTISGSSEVFRANEFQLTQLGVGGDFHYDNVRARLMTQFGMYSQTTPRNDASPARGQWNLADAYRYVSEAYGGYHFNVQHGINVDAGIFMSYVGLFSYYQFDNWAYQPSYVSSNTPWFFNGLRVQWFPTAKLKIEPWVTNGWQSYGRFNKRPGIGGQILYRPNGKWSILGNQYAVGRDTLGVTGRTRFHSDDSIEYKYYDRPLSRVSKAAMTLTGDIGCESGGGVSCFGNGKNGPKQSFLGFMIYNRLWFDRDRYAVTVGGGRINNPGRYLVLLPPINGATATSGTPYFTQNPGDPFKAWDISVTGDWMPSQYFTYRLEYNHRAANVPYFSGPGGVTPPGGNTGAAGSTVPGWSPDLRKSEDRVTAAILVKF from the coding sequence ATGCCGCCTCCTCCGGTAAAGTCAAGCGCCAACGATCCACACTCGGAGCCGTTCGCCTTTGCGGACTTCACCTGGCTGAACGGCAACGCGCGCACCAAGGACACGCCATACGCGACGAAGTTCTTCACGCCGGAGATTCGCTCCGACGTGAACTACACGTACGACTTCAATCATCCGCAGGACAACACCATCAGCGGATCGAGCGAGGTCTTTCGAGCGAACGAGTTCCAGTTGACGCAGCTCGGCGTAGGCGGAGACTTCCACTACGACAACGTGCGCGCGCGGCTGATGACGCAGTTCGGCATGTACTCGCAGACCACGCCTCGCAACGACGCCTCGCCGGCGCGCGGACAGTGGAACCTGGCCGATGCGTATCGCTACGTCTCGGAGGCGTATGGCGGCTATCACTTCAATGTGCAGCACGGCATCAATGTCGACGCCGGAATCTTTATGTCGTATGTAGGTCTGTTCTCGTACTACCAGTTCGACAACTGGGCGTATCAGCCGTCGTATGTCTCGTCGAACACGCCGTGGTTCTTCAACGGACTGCGTGTGCAGTGGTTCCCGACGGCGAAGCTGAAGATCGAGCCGTGGGTGACGAATGGATGGCAGTCGTATGGCCGCTTCAACAAACGGCCCGGCATCGGAGGGCAGATTCTTTATCGTCCGAACGGCAAGTGGTCCATTCTGGGCAACCAGTATGCTGTGGGCCGCGACACGCTGGGCGTAACGGGCCGCACGCGCTTTCACTCCGACGACAGCATCGAGTACAAGTACTACGACCGTCCTCTGAGCCGCGTGAGCAAGGCGGCGATGACGCTGACCGGCGACATCGGGTGCGAGTCGGGTGGCGGGGTAAGCTGCTTCGGCAACGGCAAGAACGGCCCGAAGCAGAGCTTCCTCGGCTTTATGATCTATAACCGTCTGTGGTTCGATCGCGACCGTTACGCCGTCACTGTCGGCGGAGGACGCATCAATAATCCGGGACGTTATCTTGTGCTGCTGCCGCCGATCAATGGTGCGACGGCTACTTCTGGCACGCCATACTTCACGCAGAACCCGGGAGATCCGTTCAAGGCGTGGGACATCTCGGTGACGGGAGACTGGATGCCGAGTCAGTACTTCACCTACAGGCTGGAGTACAACCACCGCGCGGCGAACGTTCCCTACTTCAGCGGGCCGGGAGGCGTAACACCTCCGGGAGGGAACACGGGCGCAGCCGGTTCGACAGTGCCAGGCTGGTCGCCTGATCTTCGCAAGAGCGAAGACCGCGTGACGGCGGCGATTCTGGTGAAGTTCTAG
- a CDS encoding outer membrane beta-barrel protein, whose translation MRLGLVLALGCLCACAQENKIERAAADGENAIVKTRLDTPSSSVNETASTVETLQQSAGLWGRMSGFYRADWNGTAAASAPAVRTALDAPLDSPPFPSADWGYGGAPTIGVPDGNVYPAMSVMKQEKGRTKVYGWIDASVNASTSSETSYPITYGFVPNRLVLNQAMLTLERLPDTAQRAHFDWGFHLSGMFGTDYRYTTAKGYFSGQLLEHNRQYGFDPLWQSLDLYFPVKQGLVIRLGRFLSMPGIETQLAPGNYTMTHSLVFSATPSTETGALATLKLTKQWMVQLGISAGHDVAPWTEDRKPSAIACVNYSTASNHDNLYLCANGINDGRYAYNNVQQYDATWNHRFNARWNTATEAWFMYEREVPNLAHNVAKPLPVETGANGAFCAPGQLTCTAPEYGAMNYLNRAINSKLYIGLRSGLVNDKKGQRTGTPGRHTANALYITKDFGSTVMLRSELRFDHSWDRPAYNNGKARNQLFFGVDLIYKF comes from the coding sequence ATGCGCCTTGGCCTTGTACTGGCGCTTGGGTGCTTGTGCGCCTGTGCGCAGGAGAACAAGATAGAGCGCGCCGCTGCAGACGGCGAAAACGCGATTGTGAAGACGCGCCTCGATACCCCGTCTTCCTCGGTGAACGAGACTGCCTCCACTGTTGAAACTCTTCAGCAGAGCGCGGGACTGTGGGGCCGGATGAGCGGCTTCTATCGCGCTGACTGGAACGGCACAGCAGCGGCGAGCGCGCCTGCTGTACGCACAGCGCTGGACGCTCCTCTGGATTCGCCGCCGTTTCCCTCCGCGGACTGGGGGTATGGCGGAGCGCCGACGATCGGCGTGCCCGACGGAAATGTGTATCCGGCAATGTCGGTGATGAAGCAGGAGAAGGGCCGTACAAAGGTGTATGGCTGGATCGATGCGTCCGTTAATGCCAGCACATCTTCCGAGACGAGCTACCCGATCACCTACGGCTTCGTTCCCAACCGGCTGGTGCTGAACCAGGCCATGCTCACGCTGGAACGGCTGCCCGACACCGCGCAGCGCGCGCACTTCGACTGGGGCTTTCATCTTTCGGGAATGTTCGGCACCGACTACCGCTACACCACGGCGAAGGGATACTTCAGCGGCCAGTTGCTGGAGCACAACCGGCAGTATGGCTTCGACCCGCTCTGGCAGTCGCTCGACCTCTACTTCCCCGTGAAACAAGGGCTCGTCATTCGCCTGGGGCGTTTTCTCTCGATGCCGGGCATCGAGACGCAGCTTGCGCCCGGCAACTACACGATGACGCACTCGCTGGTCTTCTCGGCAACGCCCTCGACCGAGACAGGAGCCCTGGCCACGCTGAAGCTGACGAAGCAGTGGATGGTGCAGTTGGGGATCTCTGCCGGACACGATGTGGCGCCCTGGACCGAAGACCGCAAACCCTCGGCGATTGCATGCGTGAACTACTCGACCGCGAGCAATCACGACAACCTGTATCTCTGCGCGAACGGCATCAACGACGGCAGGTACGCCTACAACAATGTGCAGCAGTACGATGCCACATGGAACCATCGCTTCAACGCCAGGTGGAATACCGCTACAGAGGCGTGGTTCATGTACGAGCGCGAGGTGCCCAACCTCGCGCACAACGTGGCGAAGCCGCTGCCGGTGGAGACGGGCGCGAACGGCGCCTTCTGCGCGCCTGGCCAGCTCACCTGCACCGCGCCCGAGTATGGGGCGATGAACTATCTCAATCGCGCCATCAACTCGAAGCTGTACATAGGCCTGCGCTCCGGGCTCGTCAACGACAAGAAAGGCCAGCGCACGGGAACGCCGGGCAGGCATACGGCGAATGCGCTCTACATCACGAAAGACTTCGGATCGACCGTCATGCTGCGCTCCGAGCTGCGCTTCGACCACTCCTGGGACCGGCCGGCTTACAACAACGGCAAGGCCAGGAACCAGCTCTTCTTCGGCGTCGACCTGATCTACAAGTTCTAG